Part of the Chanos chanos chromosome 5, fChaCha1.1, whole genome shotgun sequence genome, TTTACTATCCTGGATGCCCCAGGTCACAAAAGCTTTGTACCCAACATGATTGGTGGGGCATCGCAGGCTGACTTGGCAGTGCTGGTGAGTTTCACTTTTCCAAagctgtctttgtctgttaCACAGAAGAAGTTGACATCTTGTTCAGCATTAtacctctggaaaaaaaagacatggcttttttttgcttgttcagttctgtttcagGAAAAGGAAAGTATGCATTATTAATGTGGTGAATGTAAAACTGTGTCGTCTATTCTGCTTTCTCAGGTAATCTCAGCCAGAAAGGGAGAGTTTGAGACAGGTTTTGAGAAGGGTGGACAGACTCGTGAACACGCCATGTTAGCTAAAACAGCTGGAGTCAAACACTTGATAGTTCTTATCAACAAAATGGACGATCCCACTGTGAACTGGAGCCTGGAGAGGTAGAATGAGTCCATTTCTTCGAATCAGAAATTGACGCACAACTTGACTGCAAATTTCTCTCTCCGTAAAAAAATCTTTCTGGTTTGCGGATGTAGTTTTACGTGTGCTCCCCTCTCGCAGAAAAGAACGTTCACTTTCAGTGCTGGACCCTTGCAAAGACTTGAAAAAGTGGAATTGTTTTGATGTGAACCGTAGTTCTTTAGAGGTGCTGAGAAACATGCTCTTCCTGCTTGCTTGCAGGTATGAGGAATGTAAGGAGAAAATTGTGCCATTTCTGAAAAAGGTGGGCTTTAACCCCAAAAAAGATATTCATTTCATGCCCTGTTCTGGACTGACTGGAGCCAACCTAAAAGAACCCTCTGACCTTTGCCCCTGGTATACGTAAGTGCGACCCCAACTTTCCTTTGCCTCAGTGTTTACAATGacctgttttatttgaattcattgGACATCTGATTAAGTGGACAATAACAAATATCATTCAGATGCTGAAATAGACcaaaaaaacatgcatgaaaGATCCAAAAGGCTCAGAATTGttgatatttaaatgtattttcgCTTCTGTAATCTCTTGACAGGGGTTTACCTTTCATTGCACATCTGGACAGTTTGCCAAATTTCAACAGATCAAGCGACGGCCCCGTCAGATTACCTATCGTCGACAAATACAAGGTAAGGAACTAAAGGTGTGAAGGTTGTGTAGTCTACGGGTGCTCGTCATTATCAAGAACTACAGGCTTTCTGAAAAACTGATCACAAAAAACAGATGACTGTAATATTCTTGCCTCTAACTTCATTCATCGTTACACGCTGTAGTCTACAGCTCTGAAAATATACAAGAAAGGCcaacgtggaaaaaaaaataacccactTCACACAGATTCATAATGCAAACGACACTTTCAATGTCATTAAGCGTCCCTGCTTGCTCTGTGGGACTGGATTCATGAAGCGTCCAGATGGCATTAAAACAGGACAGCTGGTCGCTCTCCACCGTTTTATTGTCCGGTTTTCATACAGCTCCATCCACGGTCCCTCaacgagaaacagagaggggatcATTAACTGACGCCATGGTGATCAGTGATTCACAGCTATAAGTTTTAGTGATGGACAGATCCATCAGTACTTTCAAACACACCAAAGGCTTATTTGTTGAGGTTAATGTTATTCCTCTAAAAAAACCCATCTAGATAAAATTGGTATAAAAATGCATGGGAATTTGGGAAATGTGTTGCTTTTCTTCTCCTGTGAAATCACGTTTGGAACACTGTGTTCAAACGGGATTTGATGTTTTTGAGCCTTCTTCCAAACCATATCCAGAAAAGCCGTAGTTCACTCATATAGAATGAAGCTCTGTGGATTgaaatggtttcttttttttttttttttttccattgaaagAAAGCGAAGACATGATCAAAAACATGAAATCTATTGTCCACAGATGCTTTGCTTTCCATGTACCCTGACTGGTTGTGTAGCAGGAGTGTTATGAAAGCCAGGGGCTCAGTGTAAGCTTTCTGTTCGGTCGATGTAATGCGATTAAGGCCAAAGCATTAGCATCTGAACCCTTAGCGCTCATGATAAGGAGGGTGTCTGTTCGTTTGTCTCAGGAACAGTGAATCAATGTCTGATGAACAATGAAAGCGATGGAGACATGGAGCGATTTggacctttttaaaaaaaaaaataatcggAAACTCAAAGCAATAGAAAGACAGCGACGAGGACAGATAACAATAACTCTTTATTTGTCATTCGAAATTGTGTTTcccgtgttttgtttttcaaagttgTCACTGACTGGATTTTGTATGTTTCTCTGAGTGCATAAAGTAGTAAATATGAGAAATTTTGTCATGACGTCTGCAATGACTGCaataattcaaatgaaacagaatattttttgaAACGTTGGCATTTGTCAAATGATCATTAATTCCATATTAACATCGGTCCGATTCAATTTGAGTCTGCTTTACCAgacacatttcataaacatgtcACAAATTGGAGGAGTGTAATTTCATTCAGAACCGTAATCACATCtaaactgtctgtttaatgATTCTGTTATACATGTTCAGAATCTTTTATGCTTcgttgctttgttttgtgttatctGTTATTGTACTCCTCTCCTAATGAAAAATATCCCATTTTTCTGTGTGGCTGCGTGCAGGACATGGGCACAGTGATCCTTGGCAAACTGGAATCAGGGTGTATCAGTAAAGCACAGCAGCTTGTCATGATGCCAAACAGGGTAAGATTATATAGAATCATTCGACTGTTTTGGACAGAATGTAAGCCTGTGCTGTTTACCCTTATTCATCAGAACAATTTGTCTTAGTtaagccagttttttttttttttttcagcttcagtGAACCATCAGATTCTGATTCTTATTTTCCATCAGATTCCGTAACAGAAAACcttgtatgtcttttttttgttggtttttttttttttttttttgattggttggtttatttgtttgtctgtctgttcagcaCACCGTGGAGGTTCTGAGCCTTCTTTCGGATGACGTGGAGACTGATGATGCAAGCCCCGGGGAGAACCTGAAACTGCGGCTGAAGGGCATCGAGGAAGAGGAGATTCTGCCTGGCTTCATCCTATGCAACCCCGAGAATCTCTGCCACTCTGGCCGCACGTTTGATGCCCAGGTACGGTGCAGGCTGCAAGCTGTCGACGGAAACTTTAACTCGCTGCCTTCCTCTGGCCTTAATTCTTGGATCGGTTTAtctttgtttgctttcagaTTGTTATCATTGAACACAAATCCATCATATGCCCAGGTTACAATGCAGTCCTCCACATTCATACATGCATCGAAGAAGTTCAGATAACCGTAAGTCCTGCTTGCTTGTTTTTAAGACTTGTCAGGTCTAATGGTAAGCATTTTCAAAGCTTTgttgaaaatttttttttttttttttttttttagtatttaccTCTGTGCCCGAATGGCACACACCTTATTCAACtcattcattatcattttttcaCCAGGTGACGGAGAGCTATTCTTCTATTTCTTATTCTTTCCTCAGGCCTTAATCTGTCTCGTGGACAAGAAGACGGGCGAAAAGAGTAAAACACGACCTCGATTTGTGAAACAAGACCAAGTGTGCATCGCCCGTCTCAGGGCAGCGGGAACCATCTGCCTGGAGACTTTTAAAGACTTCCCTCAGATGGGAAGGTTCACCCTGAGGGATGAGGGTAAAGCTCGTTACAGGACACAATTGCCAGTTTCACAAATAGGATGTTTATACAAATTGCAGTTGCGGTTCATACTGTTATTTTAGAGATCACTgaagttaaaaattaaataaacaaataaataaatagataaaggGATGTTTTGTTCagaactgttaaaaacaaatcacagcACTTCATACTGAGAAATGTAACTGTGAAGAGATATAGttcctgtatttatttatttatttattttcccctctCGCAGGCAAAACTATTGCCATCGGCAAGGTGTTGAAGTTGGTTCCGGAAAAAGACTAAATGGGAACAGCAGAAGTGTCCTGATACGCTCTGGGGTCTGGGAGAAGGATGCGACAGTCAGCTGACTGGCATTTCTCCATTCTGCACCATCTACCCGCCGTGGATCAACAAATGAAAAGcgtgtttgaaaaaaaaggactttatCAAAGAGACAGAGTCAGTTTTTAAGAAGatcagtgtaaaaaaacaaaaagcaaaacaaaaactaaaaacaaaaacaaaacaaaaaaacaaagagagagagatgtttgttgTGTCAGCTTTCTCATATTGAGAGCTCAGCTATGCCACAcatgtagcccccccccccccctccactggCCCATTTTCAATGTTAATATGGATGCAATTTTATTCTCAGATATATTGTCATTCGAACTGTCTTTTGAAAAGACACACGGAGGATCGATCATGCGACCGGTGACCAGAATGTAACAACACTAATGAAAAGCAGAAATatatcagaaacacaaaaattcAATTCAAGTATGACTGTGATATAAATTCTGGTTATCCCCTTTACCAAATAGCTCTTCACCGCGCTcctgtttggggtgtgtgttgACAACACTTCCTTGACAATAAAGTTATAAATTGTGAAAGAACGGAGCCTTTACGTTGTGTTTTTATccagatatttattttattttttctttattcaaatTTTTCATCCAAAGGACATGTCCTGTCAACCATTCAGAACACTGCAATCTCACTGGGGCATCTGTCCCTTCTAGTTCTTCCTTAGGACTTTCTTGATGGGCAACCTCAATAACTTTTGCCTGCCAACACCTTCATCATACACATGTGGCTTGAAGCTCCACTGTGTATGCAAGTATAAAATACAAGTCTTGTGCCACATGCTCCCTTATAATATACTGTTCACGAGTGTTTCATTTAACGTGTGGAGAAGCGGACTGAAACATTTGTGAATGCCATCTTACAGAAAGCATCTTATGGTGCTGTGTATGACACAGCTACATTTCAGACACCTCTAAACTGCTGTCCATAAAGTTTGAAAGAATCTGGCGGAGCTGTTACCTTAGTTTAGGTTGGTATCAAATATAAGTATGTCATATACTTTGAATATACGTGGGAACTGTAAAAGGCTCCTTACTAACTGCTGATTTTAGCTGTTTTCTtctggtctttttttccttttggtggTGATATAATGGGTTTGCATCATAATTTTTAATCATCACAGAGCACCAACGTTACAGAAAATGGTGCCCTAACCATGAATTTATACAACAAAAAAGTGCGATGTTGATTTACATTAATactactttttaaaaacacacacccaacgtCAGCAAACACAGTTAGTCTAGTCGTATCATCGAGACAGAAAGGCATGAACAAACTTGCAATGTATTTTTGAGCTTATTTATAAGCCGTTAAATAAAGTTGGGGGATTTAAAAGCAGCGTGTACGACGTCATTTCTGCGGTATGCGCATGCGCAAATTCGTGGCTACACGTGAAGAGATCATGGACGAAACGCCGCATGTTGTGGAGTTGGACCAGGCTCAGGTACGTTAGATGACCCTctcttttcacaaaaaaagtcGCAAATATTCTCTGTATTTTGTTACTTGTCTGCATGTTGTTCATGGATTTTCTCATACGGATAAAAGTTTGTATGATGCTACATGGAGTCCAGTAGTCTACTTCACGAGGTAGCTTTAGCTGAGTTAGCGATGGCTAGTTAACTTTACCCTTAGTTTTGCAAGATCCCTGTTACATTAACACCGGGACCCGTCAAATATGTATTTAGATTTGTGTTGGTCTAATTCAAGTAATAAGATGTATGAGTCGTCTTACCCGCTCACTTCTGTAGCTCTACTTTGCCACAGTAGAGATGCTGCTAGTTGTCTTATAAGTTTGCCTTAGGATAAAGCTAAGCAGACACAACAGAGCATGAGGATTCATTGACGCTGTGCCACATATATTTAGTCTAGACTGTAAAAATTGAGAATATTCCATTGAGAGTATTCATTTATCGTGAACTTAAATCACATTCGTTTGGAAAATCAACTGTCATTAACCTAATGGTGCAGGTGAAAAAGGCTGTACAGGCATTGCAGGCTTACCTGAAGAGCACTTCATCTGGCCGCCGTCTCCTGGACGACAATCAGCACATATTTCTGCTCCTGACAGTATGGAAAATTCCCCAAGTTAAACAGACCGTTCGCATGTAagtttaaagaataaaaaatagcGTTATTTACACTTGTGCCTGACGGTAAAACATGCTCAACCTGGTATTTTCacatagttatatatatatataaaactctTTCATCCACTGAAATTTGCACATACCCTTTGGTGATCCACAGGGCAAGGAATAAAAGTGTGATCAAGCACATGCTTGTCtctatatattaaaacatagtCTTGTATTGGTGTTTTGTGCTTGCACCGGATGACCATTGAAAATTCTCAGTACTGAAGTACCAATGACTTTGGAGGTTCCAGTTAGGACGTTTGTGGTCagttgtttgtatatttgatgTTTATGCGAGTTTTCATGCATGCACTTGAGGAATGAATGATATTTTTGATCTGCATGTACACTTTCAGTCCTTTGCCTCACGGGATCCGAAAAGAGTCAGGAGAGGTATGTCTCTTCACTCGCGACGAACCCCAGATGACCTCAGATCAGACAGAAAGGTTTTATAAGAAGCTGCTCACAGAGAGGGGAGTGAAGAATGTCTCAGAGGTATTCCCCATCTGCATGACACACTCACGGCAACTGTCCTGATTCCTGATCACTTCTTATAAAGCGTAAACGGcctgatcagtgatcagtgAGGAGAAAACCCCTTGCCTAGTTCTTCTGGATTAAGAGTGTCTTCCAACTGAACAAGACTGtaacttataataataattttcgGTTATGGGAGTTCAGTACACGCGATGAAATTTCCATGTGGAACTATGGCACTTCAGCAAACCCTTGTCCATAAGCCCAAGAGCTGGACAAGGGTCAAGATTGTGCCTAGAGCGACTCAAAGTATATCCAGACGAGTCTTCTTTTCGTTGGAGCTTGTCCCTACAACTTTGACACAATAAATCAATGTTCCAGACAGTTTTGGTTGTTAAAATAAGCAAGGTAAGCCTAATGttgatgttttgaaaaatgaagcGTTTTATTCCCGTTCTGTCTTTCAGGTGATTCCTTATAAAGTCCTTAAGACAGAATACAAGCCGTTTGAGGCGAAGAGGAGACTGTTGAAGAACTTTGATCTCTTCCTGGCCGATGCACGCATTCTTCGGCTGTTACCCTCTCACATTGGGAAGCATTTCTATGAAACAAAGAAGTAAGGATATGATTCAAAGTGTTCTAAACTC contains:
- the gspt1 gene encoding eukaryotic peptide chain release factor GTP-binding subunit ERF3A encodes the protein MDTSDTAPDSWEQEDDVEAETDAELQTAFTGLNVNAPEFVPSSFQRGPPENPQSDGTDTVANMEVSETVAAVANGEANTNTETWEEKAELDEEEPGSGSLAESRVSAEETQEEMMEEDEEEMPAPKPPVAAPNAPKKEHVNVVFIGHVDAGKSTIGGQIMYLTGMVDKRTLEKYEKEAKEKNRETWYLSWALDTNQEERDKGKTVEVGRAYFETEKKHFTILDAPGHKSFVPNMIGGASQADLAVLVISARKGEFETGFEKGGQTREHAMLAKTAGVKHLIVLINKMDDPTVNWSLERYEECKEKIVPFLKKVGFNPKKDIHFMPCSGLTGANLKEPSDLCPWYTGLPFIAHLDSLPNFNRSSDGPVRLPIVDKYKDMGTVILGKLESGCISKAQQLVMMPNRHTVEVLSLLSDDVETDDASPGENLKLRLKGIEEEEILPGFILCNPENLCHSGRTFDAQIVIIEHKSIICPGYNAVLHIHTCIEEVQITALICLVDKKTGEKSKTRPRFVKQDQVCIARLRAAGTICLETFKDFPQMGRFTLRDEGKTIAIGKVLKLVPEKD